The Ricinus communis isolate WT05 ecotype wild-type chromosome 8, ASM1957865v1, whole genome shotgun sequence sequence CTGAAGACTTCCGATCTTTCAACTTTTTGGAAGGGGGCCGACCAGTTTTGCTGATTCAAAGAAACCAAACATATTTCAAATATTCAGAATACTGCCAAATGACATATAAACTAAGATTTGATCAACATTTTGGTTGGGACTCGGGAGAGGAGAGTGTTGAGGATAAacaccttttatttttatcagaAACAGCATTCACACTCTGAAGTGGCTTTATTGTTGGTAGATTCTCTAGTTTCTCTCTCACTACGTGAATGCCTGGCCTTGTTAAAGATGAACCCCTTCCACTTCTTCCTTGTCTCCGAACTCCATCTCCAATTTCATTTGTGagtaacttattttttttagaaggcaaaagaaaatgacCAGCTCTCTGAGATGAAGTTAGAGCAACCTCGCCACTgtttattcctttttctttagttttattgTCCCCAGCACCTGATTCCTCACTTTCAGATAACCCAATGTCAATTTCTCTCTTGAACTTAGGAGTGTGATTATCTATACTGTTGGCAATTAGAGATCCATTTGTCCCAGTGGAAGTTCTAGTGCTAAAATCATTGGTTGCAAAACCTTGAGATGAAATCTGAGCATCAACATGGTTTGAAACAGGAGCAACTATATTTGTTCTCCTAGTGCGTGAGTTTTTAGGCCTTTGACCTACCCATTGAGCCACGGAAGATGAACCTGCAGATGTTTGACGCTTATGATTATTTAGCATACAAGGCATTGTTACTTTATTTGAACTTGCAGGTAGTTCCGCACCTTGAAGAGATGTAGATGAGGACTGAACTTTGAGCGATGAGTCTAGCATCATGATGGAGCTAGTTCGTGGTGCCCGAGCTTTTGCTTTCATCATTGTATTAGGACTGCTTGCTAAATTGTCTTCGTTAACATTTGGCCTGATACATAGCACCACAAACAGATTAATAACCTGACTATATTCGTCCAGAAAAGAAGATAGTGCACCAAATACAACAAGATTTCAAACTTTACAGCTTTTCCATCATTTCCTGACTCTTCATCTCCACTTAATAGGATAAACAATAGTTTCAAAAGGACAATACATACTTATTGCTTCCTTTTGTCACAGCCTTCTGCTCTAGGAGTGCTAATCGGTCTCTTGGAAGAGTTACAGTATCCATTTCATTCCTGAGCACTGTACTGGTATCTGAACCAGTAGGTTCTAAAGGACCATCCAACTTACTGATTCCACTAACACCAGGGGAAGATTTTGACCTGCGACACATAAGAAACTCATTAACACAACAAActtgttcctttttttttcccatcataacataaaaaatagaacaatTTCAAGCAGTACCATAACAATGGCCGAGTCAACAGGACAGAGGATCCATCGTAATTATGAAGATCAGCAATGGCAATGACAAACTAGAGATACACGGCCAAGAACAAAGGAAAAAGTATTTTCCtcctaattaatttctaatcaaCTAAGACGTACTATATAAATCATAACCGTGGAACCAAAGTTTCATCCGGAGTAACTGAAAGGCCAATGACTTAGTCCCCCTTCCCCCAAACATCAACCTCAAGGAAGATGTCATCACCGCTAGTGGCAGGTCTCAAGAGAAAGTTGCTTAAATAAACAACCTTCACCGTACTTGTCAGCATTGTTCTTTCAACAAAAATTGCAGAGTAGAATGATTTGACAATTATCACAGCAATAAACTTACAATGACAAAATATGAACACCAACACACTAGCATATCATTTACAGATAACAGTCTTGGAAACAAGTAACAATTCTATCGAAACTAAACACTTCCTATACTGGCAGTTATAAACAGGTTCTGAGCTTTATTTGGACTGTAAGAGAAACAATACCAAAccaaaaacataaaatcaCTAATCAAGTACATGGATGTACTACTTTACCTGAAACCCTGAGTATCGCAAGATCGCAGCTTAGACTCAGCACTGATTTTAGGATGCATAGCTCGTTTTATTTCTCGATCACCATTTAAAATTCTACTACCCACAACTCCAATAGAGcgctttttcttattttttgtatcCCATCCTTCACCCCCAGCAGGCAATCTACGGATCTTTTCTTCAAACCGAACAGTACCTCCACCAGAATCTTGGAGCATATCTGTACCCTTCTCCATGACCATCTGCTGTCTTGAGGCAAGGTTTGACCTACCATCTGCCTGGTTgcatcaaagaaaagaaataaaattaaaaaaaaatggaaagaaatgCATGCATGttaaatatatgtaagaaCCAGCCACAAGAACCAGTGGCCCAGCTGTTCTGCAAATAGGCAGTCACAGTTCAAAACCCTTTCTGCCTCTCAAAAATGGAAGGAGGGATTGCataagcaattattttttataagaaaaagaaactaactACTTGAGATCACTATTTAAAGATACTCAACATGAAAGCGGGGGAAAAgggaattttaaaaattttattcaaaagaaaTCTACAGCTGTGTAAGCAGATTAGAAAACCAGGAAGTAAGAAATCAATTACCCTCTGCATGTTACCCTGGCTAATATATATGCAATAAAAAATCAGAACAGAAAACTTATACACGCATATCAGACtacaatattaatatgtaatgTACAAACCCGCACATCAGCCACTGATGTACGAACCCGCTTATTCAGCCCAATATTTTTAGCCCTGTCCTCCAACCTTTGAGCCATAATATCATGACTGTTTCTATGAACCTGACTCCCCATCTTTGCTAAAGTTGCTCCATTTGACCTCTCATTCAACGGAAGTTCGCTCCTCTGTCGCTTCTTTGAACTCAACGCTTCCCTATACTTGTCCAATTTGAATAAGGAATCACGCCACATTTTTGCTCGATCCCTGATAGAAAAACATCATATCATCAGCATCCAGCTAGGAAAGTGTTTTGTGAAAATATCTTTAGTTACAAAATCTGAAGCGAAACATGGACAGTCAACATATGAAGCAACAAAAAGAATTTCGATGGACTATAAGTACTACAAAATGCAGAAATTTCAGGACTAAGCATGTGAATTAAAGGCatgaattaaaaagtaataatcaTTATCCTTtgttattctattttttaggatGCGCAGCCACTAAATTTTCTCTGACCCAGaagatgaaataaaaaatgaagtaGCTCTCTCTTCCATAAACCTCTAGTTGTGCCACATAGTTGGAATCAAACTTCCCTTACAACAAAATTCCAAGTCTTTTCCACACTAAACTTCAAGTGTAAAAGAAGAATGCAAGAAATAACTAATGGCACGGCCAACCATAAATTCATGTAGTCTGCTGCAAAGAAATGCTAACATACCTGGCCTTTCTAGAAGTATCTTGAACACTTTCTTTAAAATGTTTTAGCTCCTCCGTACCCGCTAGGGATTGAGGCTTAGGATGGGAAACTCCAAAAGAATAATCCTCTGATGCACTTCCTAGAGGAACACCCAAAGCCCTCCTTAACTCTCCACAGCGAGTATATTTCTGATTGCCTAACGTAATTTGCTCCAAAGGCAAGCATTGTGTCAATGGTGGAAGATCTGATGATATTGCGGCACTTCCACGGCTTAAATTATTATTCCCCGAACTTAACATTATGCTCTCAGTCTCTTATTTCAAGCAGCCAACCTGCTCAAAGAAACCCAAGtccataaaacaaaaattagaaatgcCCTCTGGAAAAGTTAAACTTTTTGTTAAATGTTAATACCTGATTACCTATCAAAAATAggcttaaacaaaaatattaaaaaaaaaaaaatcaggtCTGTCAAAGAATCTGGTTATTTTCAGAACctactattatttatattacaaATGATTCCACAAATATAAGAACAGGTTATGCAAAGATATGGAAGAATTACTCTAAACTACTATGTGgcagaataaaagaaaatataaatttgagttaGACAACATATTTAAATCACTCTGGAACATATTTACAACTTCACTTTTGTATGTTATGTTCCATTGCTTTCAAAGTAACCGGAAAATTGACCAATGAAAATTCCAAAAATTCCAAAAATTATCCATAATACATCAATATACTCCATAGCACAAAgtagaaaaaaagaacatcGAACTTCAATTTTGACTTGAATCATGGAGGTTAAGATacattaacaaaaaatttattttttcaaggaaaaaaaaaaaagacgaACTAAACAAGCTCTagaaaaccctagaaaagGGAGTCGTGAAGATCAGCAAAAATAGCAACAAATACATGAAATTGAAGTGAAATTGAAGCGATAGGTAAGAAAGCGATAACAATTACCTTAGATTCAACGAGGTCAAGCGCAGATCAAACctgctttcaatttttttttccttttgaaatttttggaGCGAGAAATGTAAATTAcgattatttattattattactactattactaatattattattctggTGCGCGATGTGAAAAAGCGGGAGAGAGGGATTTGCTGTAGTGTAAGCGTTTGTATGTGTGTATCTATGTATCTGTATGGATTATTGATTCTCTTCGTGTATTCTTCAAACGTCATCATGTCTTGCGTTTTACTTGCTTGTGAAAGACACGGCGTCGTTTATTTGTAAGCCTGACATCGTGTTTCATCTTATATTTTGGGGGGAAAGGTCGTTACGTGCGTCTAATCTCTATAAATACATAGtggatatttaaatttttttctctcactaaaatttaatttaaatcagCAATTTATCTATGCATTCTATAAcggttattattatataattataaaattaaatttttaattattaatatttattcatcttatttttaaaaaacagcaaattgaatattttaaatttcttttaactttttaatattttaaaattttattagtatactaatataaaaattaccataataatatttattaattaattttgatattatataaactaatactATTAACGTAATTgatattagaattagaaattatataataattaaaatattaatttattagtaaatataatatttaaaatattatttattaaaattagaatcattgtctgattaaaaaattaatttattaattattataatattaagatataattaatatattacgttttagaataattaatatttaattaaaaaattaatttattattaatatactgtttctttgaattaaattcagtatttaattaaaaatataatttattaattaataaattaataaaaaattataaaattatttataaacttaaatcTCGTGTGTCAAATAAAtacaatcaaaataaaaaatttatacatcTAAATAAAggaatacatataaaaaaaattaatatatatatatatatatatatatatatatatatatatatatcatctaaaaattaatttaaaaataaatacatatctTAATTTAAGCAGGTTTCAAATCTAAgcatttcttttctcatttgaaaAAGAGACTTAATTCAAATCTTTCCTTGCAATTCCCCCTTCCCTCTCTTCAAGATACTTGTTGGCAGTTACTGCTCTCTTGGAGAGTTGAGGTACAAGTAGGTACTAACTATTGCTAGACTACAAATTTGGTTCTCATTTATACAGGGTAGTGTTAATTAGTCCTAATAGAAATAACATTAGAAGTTATCTCTTATgcaataagataaaatttaactttttttatataaagatcgcttttatatatttaaatattaataattttttaattttataacttttaaaaaaaatttaataaatattcatctCAATATGTTGAAAACATAGTACAAATATTTGAAAAGCTACCAATTAAAACTCTAGTATGATGCACATCTATATGGAGATCTTGGAATTCTATTAGAAGCCCTACTTTTATTTACACCTATCATGAGCTCCCCTTGTCATCTTTCTCCGTCACTCACCATGATGCTTCACCCATAATCACTTCACCAAAGATACATCTGTATATTTGGACAACCCAGATTTTGAGGTTGTACGGAACTCTAATTTAACTTTCAAGAACGATCATACATCTATTGTTCATTCTATAAATGGTCTAGTACTCTGCCTTGTAAAAAAAGCAGTCCagctttattattatgattagaTCATCTGTAAATCCAACAAATAGATATAGTAAATGTATTGCTCTTCCCAAATCCAATCTCACTCCAGTTAACATGATAGGATTTCTTGCATTTGGCTAAGTTATTGAGAATTATCAACCGTGATCTTGAAAAACCGACTGGTTTAGAACGCAAGCTGAGCATACTCCCTGAATAAAGGTTCTTGGAAGACTAAACCTGACCGAGAAGTAATTCATTGGCAAGTTGGTGTTAATGATGTTCTTCACTTGATTGCTCGTTTAAAAGATCTAAGATATGTGCTATTGGGGTGTCATGTGAGTGACGAGACGTTTCATAAGATTATATTCGCTGGATGTTATGATTCAGTATGCTTACTTTATAGCATACCCTTTATTGTACAAGGGTTTAACAGTTACTTTATTTCACCATATGGGGAGAGTTCTTTATGGGTAATGAAAGAGTATGTCCTAGTGGGTTCTTAGAGTAAGACTTATTGTTCAGCAGATGAATGGCGCATGTGATATTGTGTTTATTCCTTTTATCTCAAAATGTTTTagtgctaaaaaaaaaatataatcactACTCCCTTCTAAACTTTAGAAAACCCCATCGAAACAGTGCATTCTCCGTACAGGCATTCAAGAATCATAATACCTCAAGTTTTGTAGAAATGactgtaaatatatattaatcatgaCCACGCAGTGTCATCATTCTTGTCCATCTATCAATCAGCAGCCAGAGTTTAAAAACTACAGCTTCTCTTTACTCTCTGATCGACAATGGCAGATTGCTTCAACCTTTACCACATGCATGGCTGCGTAAATTTCCCTCAAAAAGCTCGACCACCTTCAATGATCAGTAAACAGCCTCCATTTGTACCTACTGAGTAGTAAACATACACACACAGACAAAAGACTCTATTTACATATTCTTACTCGCTCCTTTTGGGTTGCTTATTCTCTTGGGAGTGAGCGTTAACTTTGCTGTTTTAAGGAAATAAAATGCTGGATACGTACAACGAGAGAAGCAAAACATTGAAATAGAATAACACACTCATCATATTAATGATAAtacattattttctaaaaccACAGTAAAGTTTACAAATTATAGTACTCAATTCATTTATTGTATCCCCACTTATTTGATTAAGCTAACTATATTGTGACACTTATAtatgacatatatatatatatatatatatatatatatatatatatatgaatattgaCATACCAAGCTGCATTTTTATcatttccttctctttttctcattcACCATGTCAAGCTCACTGTCCTCCTTATGCTCCTCAATTTATCTACCTTCTTTTTTGGCATTATCAATGGCTTCCTCCTCAAAAcctgaaaaatttataatcacAACCAAGTTATAAATGTACCTACATAATTAGCAATTAATCCGAATTTTACGTGGCTGTAAAGTTTACCTCTTCCTTTCTATTTTGCTCGATTTCCTCCTGTTTCATATATTAAGTTTGAAAACATAATCTCATATTAGTTCTAGAGAGCACAtgataaacaaaaaattgataatctgttttcttatttagcggaaaaaactaaattacatTGTCAGTTGCCAAATTTTACacttaaatatcaaatttttgatCTATAACTAAATAGTAGTcgactttaattttaatatcactaataaattattccaacatttttagaaaataaattacatgaatagtcactaaattttactataataaaaatattattaaacttttaatttattacaaaaaaaaccacttatgtattttttaaaattaaaattttgctattttttttattacaaagtGTAAATTATAGTAACTGCTCATGCAATCTATTCTCATTCATGTTGGAAAAACTCATcaatgttattaaaattaaaattcagtaattatttagttataaatcaaaaatttgatattttttcattataaagTGGGATAATTTGATAATCGCTAATGTAATTTCGCCAATATAATTTACCCAAGTGGAAGATATGCAATATACTTACCACAAGGAGTTTTAACTTCGCattctcttctttaagttgaTTTAGCTCTAATTCCAACTCGACCGTATACGCCTGCATCACCAAGCAATTCAGAGATAATTTGAGACAATATGTATGTAAAATATATCTAGAGATTGATGTTTATGAATGAGCACAAGACAAGACCTGCTTCCTAGCTCGAGATCGTGCTGCTGATTCTCTATTCTTTATCATCCTGCGTTGCCTCCGCTCTACTACCACTTCCGGTGGACCATCAATTatccttttcttgttttgttgcATGCCCAATTCCGTTTGACCCTGTTCGGTTTTCGCATTGTTTGGTGCTTCTCCTATAAACCCTTTGCTTTGAGGGAACATCTGGTATGGCGCGAAGCCGTTGCCGGTAGAGAAACTGTTTCCAATAGTTTGATGGGCAGTAGGAAATCCCATTCCCATCACTTGCCCCATTCCAAAACTTGCATCCAAacatgcattaatattttgaatagGTGTAACCATTTTCTGCAGCGATGAACCTGCTGACTGTGTAGCTTCCTGGACTACACCGGCTTTCACTAAGAAATCTTCGAGCGTCATCTCTCCAAGCGTCTGTTGGCGTTGAGGGGGCCCACGAGCATCAATATTGCTTGGTTTTTGACGTTCCGGTTGCTCTTTTTGTATCTCAAACCATACCTCATCCACGGTTTTCTTGCATAGCGGAGCAGGGATGGAGAAAGAGCCTTGTCGCGCCAATGGAGGCAGGTTAATTACACTACCATTGTCTTTGGCATGCTGGAGTTGATTTGGCTGTGGAGtaacttgattttcttctACACTACTCCACAAGTTAGCAAGAAACTCATCCATGTTCATGGAACCAAAGCTCTTGCCACTCTTGTGCTGGATTTCATTGAGAGTAAGGGACAAAAGTGAATTTTGTCCACTCAATGGAGAAAATGAAGCATCCTTCATTGACTCGTCTTGTAAATGTGACTGTGGATGTGATAATGGTGGTGAGTTTGATTTGGTAATGCTGCCATAGACAATAGTGTCTGATTCAGAAAGTACCATATTCTTCTTGTATGATAAAGATAATTGTATTGGAATTTAAGCTTCAGTTCATCCCTAAGCAAGAAAAATTAGAGCAAGACCCATCACAAAATTGAATAGTATTTCCACCTAAAAGACAAAATTATCATCATTTCTTCTTGAACTCATAAATTCAAAGCTAGAAATAAAACAAAGCTCCCTAAGTAAAAGGCAAAAGTTTATTTCCATATCAACTTTTTTAAGACTTTGGCAGTAGTTAAATGTTGGCCTTTATTTCTTGGGGCTGTAAAGTTCAATTATTTATGCCCTAGACTGTACTCTACTGCACCAATTTTTTTAACCAAACAAGAATCCATAGCTGCAATTTTGACTGTAAACCCATATccaaaaaaaaactcaaaatattatttggaAAGAATATTTTTCTAGTCAGAAAATATAAGAGGTTATCA is a genomic window containing:
- the LOC8271906 gene encoding ABSCISIC ACID-INSENSITIVE 5-like protein 1 isoform X1, whose protein sequence is MVLSESDTIVYGSITKSNSPPLSHPQSHLQDESMKDASFSPLSGQNSLLSLTLNEIQHKSGKSFGSMNMDEFLANLWSSVEENQVTPQPNQLQHAKDNGSVINLPPLARQGSFSIPAPLCKKTVDEVWFEIQKEQPERQKPSNIDARGPPQRQQTLGEMTLEDFLVKAGVVQEATQSAGSSLQKMVTPIQNINACLDASFGMGQVMGMGFPTAHQTIGNSFSTGNGFAPYQMFPQSKGFIGEAPNNAKTEQGQTELGMQQNKKRIIDGPPEVVVERRQRRMIKNRESAARSRARKQAYTVELELELNQLKEENAKLKLLVEEIEQNRKEEVLRRKPLIMPKKKVDKLRSIRRTVSLTW
- the LOC8271906 gene encoding ABSCISIC ACID-INSENSITIVE 5-like protein 1 isoform X2 produces the protein MVLSESDTIVYGSITKSNSPPLSHPQSHLQDESMKDASFSPLSGQNSLLSLTLNEIQHKSGKSFGSMNMDEFLANLWSSVEENQVTPQPNQLQHAKDNGSVINLPPLARQGSFSIPAPLCKKTVDEVWFEIQKEQPERQKPSNIDARGPPQRQQTLGEMTLEDFLVKAGVVQEATQSAGSSLQKMVTPIQNINACLDASFGMGQVMGMGFPTAHQTIGNSFSTGNGFAPYQMFPQSKGFIGEAPNNAKTEQGQTELGMQQNKKRIIDGPPEVVVERRQRRMIKNRESAARSRARKQAYTVELELELNQLKEENAKLKLLVVLRRKPLIMPKKKVDKLRSIRRTVSLTW
- the LOC8271906 gene encoding ABSCISIC ACID-INSENSITIVE 5-like protein 1 isoform X3, producing MKDASFSPLSGQNSLLSLTLNEIQHKSGKSFGSMNMDEFLANLWSSVEENQVTPQPNQLQHAKDNGSVINLPPLARQGSFSIPAPLCKKTVDEVWFEIQKEQPERQKPSNIDARGPPQRQQTLGEMTLEDFLVKAGVVQEATQSAGSSLQKMVTPIQNINACLDASFGMGQVMGMGFPTAHQTIGNSFSTGNGFAPYQMFPQSKGFIGEAPNNAKTEQGQTELGMQQNKKRIIDGPPEVVVERRQRRMIKNRESAARSRARKQAYTVELELELNQLKEENAKLKLLVEEIEQNRKEEVLRRKPLIMPKKKVDKLRSIRRTVSLTW